The following are from one region of the Dreissena polymorpha isolate Duluth1 chromosome 2, UMN_Dpol_1.0, whole genome shotgun sequence genome:
- the LOC127869994 gene encoding tachykinin-like peptides receptor 99D, with product MSFRNSSFIWQRATNVTSTTQESADPYQFLLPWWQQTIFFVAFAAILLISAGGNLVVIWIVLAHKRMRTVTNYFLVNLALADFLISQLNLPFTFLYLLYQDWWFGTFFCKLSCFISPCTISASVLTFMAIAVDRYIAILYPLRPRMPKRHVVLAIIFIWLCSVALAFPNIIYFETAPYPGGSVCDITWPKETDLAYHYLLLVLNYLFPLLTLVSAYSRVGLELWGSRAIGEETSIQTDRVKSKRKVVKMMIVVVLIFAICWLPMHTYFLLTSYYNSITEYEYIQQIYIIIYLMAMSNSMYNPIIYGWINARFREGFMHVFCWCPCRRCKRSRTQLRFRRTLFPNAARAMSDKYGSDRNGYLMHTLTEYVDTESCLTRRSNKCQSTVCRGSPSRMEHDL from the exons ATGTCTTTCCGAAACTCCTCATTCATCTGGCAAAGGGCTACTAACGTAACCAGTACCACACAGGAATCGGCAGATCCCTACCAATTCTTGTTACCATGGTGGCAACAGACAATATTCTTCGTTGCCTTCGCggcaattttgttgatttctgccGGCGGAAACCTTGTCGTCATTTGGATAGTTCTGGCCCATAAACGCATGCGAACGGTTACCAATTATTTTCTTGTCAACCTGGCGCTCGCGGATTTCCTTATCTCTCAATTAAATCTACCGTTTACGTTCCTATACTTGTTGTATCAAGACTGGTGGTTTGGAACGTTCTTCTGCAAACTATCCTGTTTTATATCCCCGTGTACCATCTCTGCAAGTGTACTCACCTTCATGGCCATCGCCGTTGACAG ATACATAGCAATTCTATATCCCCTTCGACCACGCATGCCAAAACGTCACGTGGTTTTGGCCATAATCTTCATCTGGCTTTGCTCCGTAGCATTGGCATTTCCGAACATCATTTACTTTGAGACAGCTCCTTATCCAGGAGGTTCAGTATGCGATATTACGTGGCCAAAGGAAACGGACCTAGC GTACCACTACCTGCTGCTCGTGCTTAACTACCTGTTTCCACTGCTTACGCTTGTCTCCGCCTACTCGCGCGTTGGATTGGAGTTATGGGGAAGCAGGGCTATCGGAGAGGAGACTTCCATCCAGACAGACAGGGTCAAGTCGAAACGAAAG GTGGTTAAAATGATGATCGTGGTGGTTCTGATATTTGCTATATGCTGGCTACCAATGCACACATACTTTCTACTGACAAGTTACTACAATTCGATTACCGAATACGAATACATCCAACAAATCTACATCATAATCTACCTGATGGCCATGAGCAACTCCATGTATAATCCTATCATTTACGGATGGATTAATGCAAG ATTCCGGGAGGGGTTTATGCACGTGTTTTGTTGGTGCCCTTGTCGCCGTTGTAAGAGGTCAAGGACCCAGCTCCGCTTCCGTCGCACACTCTTTCCAAACGCAGCTAGAGCAATGTCCGATAAATATGGTTCAGATAGAAACGGTTACTTGATGCACACGTTGACGGAGTACGTAGACACGGAATCCTGCCTCACTCGACGCAGTAACAAATGCCAAAGCACCGTCTGCCGAGGATCGCCCAGTCGTATGGAGCATGATCTGTAA